The Polaribacter tangerinus genome has a segment encoding these proteins:
- a CDS encoding fructose 1,6-bisphosphatase, translating into MSISDIYPSGKHKQEVGHFANIVKIAKADGNISNEEEIVLNRASKNLNITPEEYAAIIENPEKFPINPPIDYDERIERLYRLAKMILADGEVAPIELKLMEKIAVGLNFSSNNSEKICETAVSLVLQNNDLDDFTSAIKKVNKSDS; encoded by the coding sequence ATGTCTATATCTGATATTTATCCAAGTGGAAAACACAAACAAGAAGTGGGGCATTTTGCTAATATTGTAAAAATAGCAAAAGCCGACGGCAATATTTCTAACGAAGAAGAAATCGTTTTAAACAGAGCCAGTAAAAATCTAAATATTACTCCAGAGGAATATGCTGCTATTATAGAAAACCCCGAAAAATTTCCTATTAATCCACCGATAGATTATGACGAAAGAATAGAGCGTCTGTATCGTTTGGCAAAAATGATTTTAGCAGACGGAGAAGTGGCGCCAATAGAACTAAAATTAATGGAAAAAATTGCTGTTGGATTAAACTTTTCTAGTAATAATTCAGAAAAAATATGCGAAACTGCTGTTTCTTTAGTGCTGCAAAATAACGATTTAGACGATTTTACTTCAGCTATTAAAAAAGTTAATAAAAGCGATTCTTAG
- a CDS encoding Na+/H+ antiporter NhaC family protein, producing the protein MEYGFLSVIPPIIAIVLALRTKQVYIALLFGIWFSWFTIKGWNPLEGTLAMIEGMVAVFKSEGNTRTIMFSALVGALLLFIQYSRGVEGFVNIINKKLVKLEQKSTGYSRVMVQVLAAVTGVLLFVETSISSLTVGTLYRPIFDKLKISREKLAYIADASSAPSSILIPFNAWGAFIMGLLLTQEIDKPFAVMISSIKYNFYPLLALLILFIVILIKKDFRLMNKAEKRTQSGVIMNEGATPMVSDEITSYPPKEGVPARAYNMIVPLLTMVLMMPINLIYTGWSSVKESTSTLEHIQQAIGAGSGSSAVLYAVITAILVAISMYFIQGILKPKEAVDLTLKGISELMPLALLMLLAFSIGDACKELETGIYVANATKSWLSPELLPAVVFLISSFIAFSTGTSWGTFAIMIAIAVPMANIHDADITIVIAATLGGGIFGDHCSPISDTSIISSMASASDHIDHVKTQLPYALFGGVVSIILYLIIGFLM; encoded by the coding sequence ATGGAATACGGTTTCTTATCAGTAATACCACCCATTATTGCCATTGTTTTAGCACTAAGAACTAAGCAAGTTTATATTGCATTATTGTTTGGTATTTGGTTTTCGTGGTTTACTATTAAAGGATGGAATCCTTTAGAGGGAACTTTGGCTATGATAGAAGGAATGGTGGCTGTTTTTAAATCAGAAGGAAACACAAGAACCATTATGTTTAGTGCATTGGTTGGTGCTTTGTTACTTTTTATTCAATACTCAAGAGGTGTTGAAGGTTTTGTAAATATTATTAATAAGAAATTAGTAAAGCTAGAGCAAAAAAGTACAGGTTATAGTAGAGTTATGGTACAAGTTTTAGCTGCTGTTACAGGCGTATTGCTTTTTGTAGAAACAAGTATTAGCTCTTTAACGGTAGGTACTTTATACAGACCAATTTTTGATAAGTTAAAAATATCAAGAGAAAAATTGGCATACATTGCAGACGCTAGTTCTGCACCTTCTTCTATATTAATTCCTTTTAATGCATGGGGAGCATTTATTATGGGTCTTTTACTTACCCAAGAAATAGACAAGCCTTTTGCAGTAATGATAAGCTCTATTAAGTACAACTTTTATCCTTTATTAGCGCTGCTTATATTGTTTATAGTTATCCTTATAAAGAAAGATTTTAGGCTGATGAATAAAGCAGAAAAAAGAACACAATCTGGGGTTATAATGAATGAGGGAGCTACACCAATGGTTTCTGATGAAATTACCTCCTACCCGCCAAAAGAGGGCGTTCCTGCTAGAGCTTACAATATGATTGTTCCTTTACTAACTATGGTTTTAATGATGCCAATAAACCTTATTTATACTGGCTGGAGCTCTGTTAAAGAAAGCACTTCTACCTTAGAACATATACAACAAGCAATAGGAGCAGGATCTGGTTCATCGGCAGTTTTGTATGCTGTTATTACTGCTATACTAGTGGCAATTTCAATGTATTTTATTCAAGGAATTTTAAAACCTAAAGAAGCGGTAGATTTAACCTTAAAAGGAATAAGTGAGTTAATGCCATTAGCATTACTTATGTTGTTGGCGTTTTCTATTGGTGATGCATGTAAAGAGTTAGAAACAGGCATTTATGTAGCAAATGCTACAAAAAGTTGGTTGTCGCCAGAATTATTACCAGCCGTAGTTTTTTTAATAAGTTCTTTTATTGCTTTTTCTACTGGAACTTCATGGGGTACTTTTGCCATTATGATAGCAATAGCTGTTCCTATGGCAAATATTCATGACGCTGATATTACAATTGTAATAGCAGCAACTTTAGGAGGAGGAATTTTCGGAGACCATTGTTCGCCAATTTCAGATACTTCAATAATCTCTTCAATGGCTTCTGCCAGCGACCACATAGATCATGTAAAAACTCAATTACCGTACGCGTTGTTTGGTGGTGTAGTAAGCATTATTTTGTATTTAATTATTGGGTTTTTAATGTAG
- a CDS encoding META domain-containing protein — MKNIVLTLCTIFMISCGSNSDTNLTEKSDYFDINGTWTLLEISNINVELPVKNNPFLTIDNDKISGSNGCNNFFGSLQLHTNNSLQIFGIGETKRLCFDMKIPDAFNNLLQKTSNYLVNSSTLTLLDDSGEKLLTFRKK, encoded by the coding sequence ATGAAAAATATCGTTTTAACTTTGTGTACAATTTTTATGATTTCTTGTGGATCAAATTCAGACACCAACCTTACTGAAAAATCAGATTATTTTGATATTAATGGAACTTGGACGCTTTTAGAAATAAGCAATATCAATGTAGAGCTTCCTGTTAAAAACAACCCTTTTTTAACCATTGATAACGACAAAATATCCGGCTCTAATGGCTGTAATAATTTTTTTGGTTCCCTACAGCTTCATACAAATAATTCTCTTCAAATTTTTGGTATTGGCGAAACAAAAAGGCTGTGTTTTGATATGAAAATACCAGATGCATTTAACAATCTATTACAAAAAACATCTAATTATTTAGTTAACTCTTCAACCTTGACTCTTTTAGATGATTCAGGAGAAAAACTTCTTACATTTAGAAAAAAATAA
- the pheS gene encoding phenylalanine--tRNA ligase subunit alpha encodes MLHKVKELIGDVNAFKATTKEEIEAFRIKYLGSKGLLKELFAEFKNVDAEMRKDFGQALNTLKKSAENKVKDLTNSLESTSENKRFYGDLTRPSEPIELGSRHPISLVKNQIIDVFNRIGFTVSEGPEIEDDWHNFTALNLPEYHPARDMQDTFFIEQNPDILLRTHTSSVQVRYMEENKPPIRTISPGRVFRNEDISARAHCIFHQVEGLYIDTDVSFADLKQTLLYFTKEMFGKSKIRLRPSYFPFTEPSAEVDIYWGLETETDYRITKGTGWLEIMGCGMVDPNVLKNANIDPTKYSGYAFGMGIERIAMLLYQIPDIRMFYENDKRFLEQFKSVL; translated from the coding sequence ATGTTACACAAAGTAAAAGAACTTATTGGCGATGTAAATGCTTTTAAAGCAACCACTAAGGAAGAAATAGAAGCATTTAGAATTAAATATTTAGGAAGTAAAGGACTTTTAAAAGAGCTGTTTGCTGAGTTTAAAAATGTTGACGCTGAAATGCGAAAAGATTTTGGTCAGGCACTAAATACGCTAAAAAAATCTGCAGAAAACAAAGTAAAAGACCTTACTAATTCTCTAGAAAGCACCTCAGAAAACAAGCGCTTTTATGGCGATTTAACTCGCCCATCTGAACCAATAGAATTGGGTTCTAGACATCCAATATCTTTAGTAAAAAACCAAATTATAGACGTTTTTAACAGAATTGGTTTTACAGTTTCTGAAGGCCCAGAAATTGAAGACGATTGGCATAATTTTACCGCACTAAACTTACCAGAATATCACCCGGCAAGAGACATGCAAGACACTTTTTTTATAGAGCAAAACCCAGATATTCTTTTAAGAACACACACCTCTTCTGTACAAGTGCGTTATATGGAAGAAAACAAACCACCAATAAGAACAATTTCTCCTGGTAGAGTTTTTAGAAATGAAGATATCTCTGCTAGAGCACACTGTATTTTTCATCAAGTAGAAGGTTTGTACATAGATACAGATGTTTCTTTTGCAGATTTAAAACAAACCCTTCTTTACTTTACAAAGGAAATGTTTGGTAAATCTAAAATTAGGTTGCGTCCCTCTTATTTTCCGTTTACAGAACCTAGTGCAGAGGTAGATATTTATTGGGGATTAGAAACAGAAACCGATTATAGAATTACCAAAGGCACCGGTTGGTTAGAAATAATGGGCTGTGGTATGGTAGACCCTAATGTACTTAAAAACGCAAATATAGATCCTACAAAATACTCTGGTTATGCCTTTGGTATGGGAATAGAACGTATAGCAATGTTATTATATCAAATACCAGATATTAGAATGTTTTACGAAAATGATAAGCGCTTTTTAGAGCAATTTAAATCGGTTTTATAA
- the gdhA gene encoding NADP-specific glutamate dehydrogenase codes for MAESTELKINEFMEMVKTRNNHEPEFLQAVQEVAETVIPYIVKNDIYHGKNILLRMVEPERLISFRVSWVDDAGEIQVNRGYRIQMNSAIGPYKGGLRFHPTVNASILKFLAFEQVFKNSLTTLPMGGGKGGSDFDPKGKSDNEIMRFCHSFMSELFRHIGPNTDVPAGDIGVGAREIGYMFGKYKKLRNEFTGVLTGKGASWGGSLIRPEATGYGTVYFAQNMLQRKNDSFTGKKVVISGSGNVAQFAAEKALELGATVLTLSDSSGYIFDEQGINTEKLKHIMFIKNEKRGRISEYLEKYPEAKFVAGGRPWSVKCDIALPCATQNELNGEEAKMLVTNGCMCVSEGANMPSTPDAIHEFQKAKILFAPGKASNAGGVATSGLEMSQNSLRLSWSRKEVDERLKDIMEDIHDSCVQYGENEDGTIDYIRGANIAGFVKVADAMLAQGVV; via the coding sequence ATGGCTGAAAGTACAGAGTTAAAAATTAATGAGTTTATGGAAATGGTTAAAACTAGAAATAACCATGAGCCAGAATTCTTACAAGCGGTTCAAGAAGTTGCAGAAACTGTGATTCCTTACATCGTAAAAAACGATATTTACCATGGTAAAAATATTTTACTAAGAATGGTAGAGCCAGAAAGACTAATTTCTTTTAGAGTTTCTTGGGTTGATGATGCAGGAGAAATCCAAGTAAACAGAGGGTATAGAATTCAAATGAATTCTGCTATCGGACCTTACAAAGGAGGTTTACGATTTCATCCAACAGTAAATGCAAGTATTTTAAAGTTTTTAGCTTTTGAGCAAGTATTTAAAAATTCTCTAACAACACTACCAATGGGTGGTGGTAAGGGTGGTTCTGATTTTGATCCGAAAGGAAAGTCAGATAACGAAATAATGCGTTTTTGTCATTCATTTATGAGTGAGTTATTCAGACATATAGGACCTAATACCGACGTTCCTGCAGGAGATATTGGTGTAGGAGCAAGAGAAATTGGTTATATGTTTGGCAAGTATAAAAAGTTACGCAACGAGTTTACAGGGGTTTTAACGGGTAAAGGTGCCTCTTGGGGAGGTTCTTTAATTAGACCCGAAGCCACAGGTTACGGAACTGTATATTTTGCACAAAATATGCTACAAAGAAAAAATGATTCTTTTACTGGTAAAAAAGTAGTAATTTCTGGTTCTGGAAACGTGGCACAATTTGCTGCAGAAAAAGCACTAGAATTAGGCGCTACGGTTTTAACATTATCAGATTCTAGTGGTTATATTTTTGATGAACAAGGCATTAACACAGAAAAGTTAAAGCATATTATGTTTATTAAAAACGAAAAAAGAGGTAGAATAAGTGAATATTTAGAAAAATATCCGGAAGCAAAATTTGTTGCAGGAGGTAGGCCTTGGTCTGTAAAATGTGATATTGCATTGCCATGTGCTACTCAAAACGAGTTAAATGGAGAAGAAGCAAAAATGCTGGTAACAAACGGTTGTATGTGTGTTTCTGAAGGAGCCAATATGCCTTCTACACCAGATGCTATTCACGAATTTCAAAAAGCAAAAATATTATTTGCTCCCGGAAAAGCAAGTAATGCTGGTGGGGTTGCTACTTCTGGATTAGAAATGAGCCAGAATTCGTTACGCCTTAGTTGGTCTCGTAAAGAAGTAGATGAAAGGTTGAAGGATATTATGGAAGATATTCACGATTCTTGCGTACAATACGGAGAAAATGAAGACGGAACTATAGATTATATTAGAGGAGCAAATATTGCAGGTTTTGTAAAAGTAGCCGATGCAATGTTGGCCCAAGGTGTCGTTTAA
- a CDS encoding LysE family transporter, which translates to MILLSHFFFGFLFSFIGSITPSMLNMTALKISLEKGQQKNNWYAIGVAIFAIPQITVAVFLTNYIIERPTILETIEKVGIFIFLILSAYFYKLSKKENKQLEGHTNLKSNPFLTGIILSLLNVFSVPFFCGLIVGLDYFNLFSYELLPVTFFSFGAVVGTFYILYLYGKFSHTIRKKTGKLTKNIHLILAIITGFVGIFTLLKLFFKWI; encoded by the coding sequence ATGATTTTATTAAGTCACTTTTTCTTTGGTTTTCTGTTCTCTTTTATAGGATCAATAACACCTAGCATGTTAAATATGACAGCGCTAAAAATTAGTTTAGAAAAAGGACAACAAAAAAACAATTGGTATGCTATTGGTGTTGCAATTTTTGCTATTCCTCAAATAACAGTAGCTGTATTTTTAACCAATTACATTATTGAAAGGCCTACTATTTTAGAAACGATAGAAAAAGTAGGAATCTTTATATTTTTAATTTTGTCTGCTTATTTTTATAAATTATCTAAAAAAGAGAATAAACAGTTAGAAGGCCACACTAATTTAAAAAGCAATCCTTTTTTAACCGGAATTATATTGTCTTTATTAAATGTTTTTTCGGTTCCTTTTTTTTGTGGATTAATAGTAGGTTTAGATTATTTTAACCTTTTTAGTTATGAGCTATTACCAGTAACTTTTTTTTCTTTTGGAGCAGTAGTAGGAACTTTTTATATTTTATATTTATATGGAAAGTTTTCACATACAATTCGAAAAAAAACAGGAAAACTAACAAAAAATATACATTTAATTTTGGCTATTATTACGGGTTTTGTGGGCATTTTTACACTACTAAAATTATTTTTTAAATGGATATAA
- a CDS encoding alpha/beta hydrolase family protein → MDIKRTQNFTISGKHQKPIVADVFYTANKTPKKIVVFCHGYKGFKDWGAWNLMAETFAKSGFFFVKFNFSHNGGTVNNPIDFPDLEAFGNNNYTKELDDLETVLDWLFTQKTYQKEVNTSQICLIGHSRGGGIVTIKAAEDNRIKNLISLAGVCDFEKRTSTVGDLEDWKKNGVKYVVNGRTKQHMPHYYQFYEDFIANKNRLDIKKATQKISVPHLIIHGNKDTAVLIDEAKKLHKWNPKSSLEIIDDANHVFNVSHPWKQEKTSVELEKVTNLCINFLS, encoded by the coding sequence ATGGATATAAAACGAACTCAAAACTTTACAATTAGTGGTAAACATCAAAAACCTATTGTAGCAGATGTTTTTTATACTGCTAACAAAACACCCAAAAAAATAGTTGTTTTTTGTCATGGTTATAAAGGATTTAAAGATTGGGGCGCTTGGAATTTAATGGCAGAAACTTTTGCCAAATCGGGTTTTTTCTTTGTAAAATTTAATTTTTCTCATAACGGAGGAACTGTTAATAACCCCATTGATTTTCCAGATTTAGAAGCTTTTGGAAACAATAACTACACTAAAGAATTAGACGATTTAGAGACTGTTTTAGATTGGCTATTTACACAAAAAACTTACCAAAAAGAAGTTAACACATCGCAAATATGCTTAATTGGGCACAGCAGAGGAGGAGGTATTGTAACTATAAAAGCTGCAGAAGACAATCGGATAAAAAATCTTATTTCCTTGGCTGGTGTATGCGATTTTGAAAAAAGAACAAGTACTGTTGGAGATTTAGAAGACTGGAAAAAGAATGGTGTTAAATATGTTGTAAACGGAAGAACAAAGCAGCATATGCCTCATTATTATCAGTTTTATGAAGATTTTATTGCTAATAAAAATCGTTTAGACATAAAAAAAGCAACCCAAAAAATTAGCGTACCACACTTAATAATTCACGGGAATAAAGATACAGCTGTTTTGATAGACGAAGCGAAAAAGTTGCACAAATGGAATCCTAAAAGCAGTTTAGAAATAATTGATGATGCCAATCATGTTTTTAATGTTTCTCATCCTTGGAAACAAGAAAAAACATCTGTTGAACTAGAAAAGGTAACAAATTTGTGTATTAATTTTTTATCCTAA
- the dinB gene encoding DNA polymerase IV, producing the protein MKLEPPYRKIIHVDMDAFYASVAALDNPNLIGKAIAVGGNELRGVVSAASYEARKFGVKSAMSGFLAKQKCPHLIFVKPDFKRYKEISLKIRSIFFEYTDLVEPLSLDEAYLDVTENKKGNPSANDIAREIRARILEETGLCASAGISINKFLAKVASDINKPNGQKTVHPNEVLQFLEDLPVNKFYGVGKVTAAKMYNLGIFTGKDLKEKSLETLMKFFGKSGKHYYNIVRGIHNSAVKPNRIRKSLAAERTFRENISSEIFMLEKLEKIADELERRMIKNNTRGKTVTLKIKYSDFTQQTRSRTKTTFMQTKKEFFPLVKELLFQEKLTNSVRLLGISFGNLNTEKKLPVWVQLQFEF; encoded by the coding sequence ATGAAATTGGAGCCACCTTATCGTAAAATTATACATGTAGATATGGATGCTTTTTACGCATCTGTGGCAGCGTTAGACAATCCTAATTTAATAGGAAAAGCAATTGCAGTTGGTGGTAATGAGCTTAGAGGTGTGGTATCTGCTGCAAGTTACGAAGCAAGAAAGTTCGGTGTAAAATCTGCCATGAGTGGTTTTTTAGCTAAGCAAAAATGCCCTCATCTTATTTTTGTAAAACCAGATTTTAAGAGGTACAAAGAAATTTCTTTAAAAATAAGAAGTATATTTTTTGAATATACAGATCTTGTAGAACCTTTATCTTTAGATGAAGCTTACCTTGATGTAACCGAAAATAAGAAGGGAAACCCTTCGGCTAATGATATTGCTAGAGAAATAAGAGCGCGTATTTTAGAAGAAACAGGCCTTTGTGCATCTGCAGGCATTTCTATAAACAAGTTTTTGGCAAAAGTTGCTTCAGACATTAATAAGCCCAATGGTCAAAAAACAGTTCATCCGAATGAAGTTCTTCAGTTTTTAGAAGATTTACCAGTAAATAAGTTTTATGGAGTAGGCAAAGTTACCGCTGCAAAAATGTATAATTTAGGAATTTTTACAGGAAAAGACTTAAAAGAAAAGTCATTAGAAACCCTTATGAAGTTTTTTGGTAAATCTGGCAAACACTATTACAATATTGTAAGAGGAATTCATAATAGCGCGGTAAAACCAAATAGAATTAGAAAGTCTCTGGCCGCAGAAAGAACTTTTAGAGAAAATATTTCTTCTGAAATTTTTATGCTAGAAAAACTCGAAAAAATTGCTGATGAGTTAGAACGAAGAATGATAAAAAATAACACTCGAGGAAAAACAGTTACATTAAAAATTAAATATTCCGACTTTACTCAGCAAACCAGAAGCAGAACAAAAACTACTTTTATGCAAACTAAAAAAGAGTTTTTTCCGTTGGTAAAAGAGTTGTTGTTTCAGGAAAAATTAACAAATTCGGTTCGTTTATTAGGAATATCTTTCGGAAATTTAAACACCGAGAAAAAACTACCTGTTTGGGTACAGTTACAGTTTGAGTTTTAG
- a CDS encoding NAD(P)/FAD-dependent oxidoreductase, with protein sequence MNYSYWELKEWFSNIDFTIIGSGIVGLTCALELRKIHPKARILILEKGELPQGASTKNAGFACFGSVSELLDDLKNHSEENVFNLVAKRWQGLQLLRQNLGDKNINFQQNKGFELFENNEFYEMCVSKKDVLNKLLYPIFKNDVFTVTNNRFHFKNVHENYLVNNYEGQIDTGKMMHTLLQKAMKASIKIINGITVSSFEDINESVVIHTDKITFKTSKLCLATNGFTNLILNEKVTPARAQVLITKPIKNLAIKGTFHLDKGYFYFRNIDNRILLGGGRNLDFTAEETTEFGKTPLVQKALETLLKEIILPNTPFEIEYSWSGIMGVGKKKSPIVKQLSNHVFCGVRLGGMGVALGSYTAKELAELIG encoded by the coding sequence ATGAATTATAGTTATTGGGAATTAAAAGAGTGGTTTTCTAACATCGATTTTACTATAATAGGAAGTGGTATTGTAGGTTTAACTTGTGCTTTAGAGCTTCGAAAAATTCACCCAAAAGCACGTATTTTAATTTTAGAAAAAGGAGAATTGCCTCAAGGAGCAAGTACAAAAAATGCAGGTTTTGCGTGTTTTGGTAGCGTGTCTGAATTATTAGACGACCTAAAAAATCACTCAGAAGAAAACGTTTTTAATTTAGTAGCAAAACGTTGGCAAGGCCTACAGTTACTTAGGCAAAACCTGGGAGACAAAAACATTAATTTTCAACAAAATAAAGGCTTTGAATTATTTGAAAATAATGAGTTCTACGAAATGTGCGTTTCTAAAAAAGACGTATTAAATAAACTGTTATATCCTATCTTTAAAAATGATGTTTTTACCGTTACTAATAACAGGTTTCATTTTAAAAATGTACATGAAAATTATTTGGTTAATAACTACGAAGGTCAAATAGATACGGGTAAAATGATGCATACATTATTGCAAAAAGCGATGAAAGCATCTATAAAAATAATAAACGGAATTACGGTATCATCCTTCGAAGATATAAATGAAAGTGTGGTTATTCATACAGATAAAATTACTTTTAAAACAAGTAAATTATGCCTCGCAACTAATGGTTTTACAAACCTAATTTTAAACGAAAAAGTAACACCAGCAAGAGCACAGGTGCTAATTACAAAGCCCATAAAAAACTTGGCTATTAAAGGAACATTTCATTTAGATAAAGGGTATTTTTATTTTAGAAATATAGACAATAGAATCCTTTTAGGAGGAGGAAGAAACTTAGATTTTACAGCAGAAGAAACTACAGAATTTGGTAAAACACCTCTTGTACAAAAGGCCTTAGAAACACTGCTAAAAGAAATAATCTTGCCAAATACACCTTTTGAAATAGAGTATTCTTGGAGTGGAATAATGGGGGTTGGTAAAAAGAAATCTCCTATTGTAAAGCAACTGTCTAACCATGTTTTTTGTGGAGTACGTTTAGGCGGAATGGGCGTTGCTTTAGGTAGTTATACAGCAAAAGAATTGGCAGAATTAATAGGTTAA
- a CDS encoding NAD(P)/FAD-dependent oxidoreductase, producing MNKENKFTDVVIVGGGLAGLCNAIHLSKFRKKVILIEKNVYPKHKVCGEYISNEVLPYLEFLGINPFDFGAVKINEFQLSTTKNKLITCKLPLGGFGISRFQLDFILSEKAKKNGVTILKDTVTNTCFKSNLFTTETKENGLFTSTFVLGAFGKRSLLDVKMNRKFIKKKSPYLGVKIHVQGNFSSNLVALHNFKGGYCGVSKVENNLINLCYITDFSSFKKYKNIDEFQEKVVFKNTFLKEVYKNSTPAWEKPLSISQISFETKNPVENNIIMCGDAAGMIHPLCGNGMSMAIQSAQIASKLILNYYERKVTSRKELEKEYIRQWNKQFKWRLKAGHFIAKLFRNDKIASFLLLVLKRIPFLLPIIIKQTHGKPIKV from the coding sequence ATGAATAAAGAAAATAAATTTACAGATGTTGTAATAGTTGGAGGAGGTTTAGCCGGACTTTGTAATGCAATACATCTTTCTAAGTTTAGAAAAAAAGTTATACTAATAGAAAAGAATGTGTATCCAAAACATAAGGTTTGTGGCGAGTATATTTCAAATGAAGTTTTGCCATATTTAGAGTTTTTGGGAATTAATCCGTTCGATTTTGGAGCTGTAAAAATTAACGAATTTCAACTTTCCACAACCAAAAATAAGTTAATAACTTGTAAATTACCGTTAGGAGGTTTTGGAATTTCTAGATTTCAATTAGATTTTATTTTATCTGAAAAGGCAAAGAAAAACGGGGTAACTATTTTAAAAGATACTGTTACAAATACTTGCTTTAAGAGTAATCTATTTACAACAGAAACAAAAGAAAATGGCTTATTTACCTCTACATTTGTTCTTGGCGCTTTTGGTAAACGTTCTTTATTGGATGTTAAAATGAACCGTAAATTTATAAAAAAGAAATCGCCTTATTTAGGAGTAAAAATTCATGTTCAAGGAAATTTTTCTTCAAATTTAGTAGCTCTTCATAATTTTAAAGGTGGTTACTGTGGAGTTTCTAAAGTAGAAAACAATCTTATCAATTTGTGCTATATTACCGACTTTTCATCTTTTAAAAAGTACAAAAACATTGATGAATTTCAGGAAAAGGTAGTTTTTAAAAATACGTTTTTAAAAGAAGTTTATAAAAATTCAACTCCTGCTTGGGAGAAACCGTTGTCTATTAGTCAAATTTCATTTGAAACAAAAAATCCTGTAGAAAATAATATTATTATGTGTGGAGATGCAGCCGGAATGATTCATCCGCTGTGCGGAAACGGAATGAGTATGGCAATACAGTCTGCACAAATAGCGTCTAAACTGATTCTAAATTACTATGAAAGAAAAGTTACCTCTCGAAAAGAGTTAGAAAAAGAATATATTAGACAGTGGAATAAGCAGTTTAAATGGCGTTTAAAGGCAGGACATTTTATTGCAAAGTTGTTTAGAAATGATAAAATTGCTAGCTTTTTATTACTAGTTTTAAAAAGAATACCTTTCTTATTACCTATTATTATTAAACAAACTCACGGAAAACCAATTAAAGTATAG
- a CDS encoding methyltransferase domain-containing protein: MDLFIQTKKRTDKEELMDDFSIGGDLLRDTLDKLENINRWLGGNKVTIKGLKTILKNADKTKEITIVDIGCGHGDILRDVAKFGRKNNYKFNLIGIDANPAAILYAKELSKDFLEITFETQDIFSSAFKNRKFDIVLATLFLHHFKEPVLIPFLENIVNQAKIGVVVNDLHRHKIAYYLFFLLSLFISNKMIVEDGLTSVLRGFKKIELKKMSSIIGVKPIVSWKWAFRYLWILKR; encoded by the coding sequence ATGGATTTATTTATTCAAACTAAAAAGCGAACAGACAAAGAAGAGTTAATGGACGATTTTTCTATTGGAGGCGATTTGTTACGGGATACTTTAGATAAACTAGAAAATATAAATAGGTGGTTGGGAGGAAATAAAGTTACCATTAAAGGACTTAAGACCATTTTAAAAAATGCAGATAAGACTAAAGAAATAACAATTGTAGATATTGGTTGTGGCCATGGAGATATTTTAAGAGATGTGGCAAAATTTGGCAGAAAGAACAACTATAAATTTAATTTAATAGGCATTGATGCTAATCCGGCAGCTATTTTATATGCAAAAGAACTTTCTAAAGATTTTTTAGAAATTACCTTTGAAACGCAAGATATTTTTTCGAGTGCCTTTAAAAATAGAAAGTTCGATATAGTTTTAGCTACCTTATTTTTACACCATTTTAAAGAGCCCGTATTAATTCCCTTTCTAGAGAATATTGTAAACCAAGCAAAAATTGGTGTTGTTGTAAATGATTTACACCGACACAAAATAGCCTATTATTTGTTTTTTTTATTGTCGCTTTTTATATCAAATAAAATGATTGTTGAAGACGGATTAACCTCTGTATTAAGAGGGTTTAAAAAAATAGAATTAAAAAAGATGTCTAGTATAATTGGTGTAAAACCCATTGTTTCTTGGAAATGGGCTTTTCGTTATTTATGGATTTTAAAAAGATAA